The proteins below come from a single Crossiella sp. CA-258035 genomic window:
- a CDS encoding CinA family protein, which yields MTAAEALARTLVGALRARGQTVATAESLTAGLVSATIATVPGASAVLRGGLVVYATDLKHTLAGVEAGLLAAHGAVHPEVAGQLAVGARDRCAATWGLGLTGVAGPDPQDGVGPGTVHLGLAGPAGVTLRTITLPGERAEVRAGAVAAALELLQDALGGPVGE from the coding sequence GTGACCGCGGCCGAGGCGCTGGCGCGCACGCTCGTCGGCGCGCTGCGGGCGCGCGGGCAGACCGTGGCCACCGCCGAGTCGCTGACCGCGGGCCTGGTCAGCGCGACCATCGCCACCGTGCCGGGGGCCAGCGCGGTGTTGCGCGGCGGGCTGGTGGTCTACGCCACTGACCTCAAGCACACCCTGGCCGGGGTCGAGGCCGGACTGCTGGCCGCGCACGGCGCGGTGCACCCCGAGGTGGCCGGTCAGCTGGCCGTCGGCGCCAGGGACCGGTGTGCGGCGACCTGGGGGCTCGGGCTGACCGGGGTGGCCGGGCCGGACCCGCAGGACGGAGTCGGGCCGGGCACCGTGCACCTCGGCCTGGCCGGTCCGGCGGGTGTGACACTGCGCACGATCACCCTGCCCGGCGAGCGTGCCGAGGTGCGAGCGGGCGCGGTGGCGGCCGCCCTGGAGTTGCTCCAGGATGCGCTCGGCGGTCCGGTCGGGGAATGA
- the pgsA gene encoding CDP-diacylglycerol--glycerol-3-phosphate 3-phosphatidyltransferase has protein sequence MADRALPAVPILNIANLLTISRLVLVPVFIVALFAGGGHEAGWRWVAWGIFALAAITDRIDGVLARKHGLVTDFGKIADPIADKALTGSALIGLSVLGDLPWWVTIVILAREVGITLMRFWVIRFAVIPASRGGKAKTLAQVVAIGLYVLPLPPVFGPLLWIMMGLALVLTVGTAVDYVVQAVRLRAGR, from the coding sequence CTGGCGGACCGGGCGCTGCCCGCCGTCCCGATCCTCAACATCGCCAACCTGCTGACCATCTCCCGGCTGGTGCTGGTGCCGGTGTTCATCGTCGCCCTCTTCGCCGGGGGCGGGCACGAGGCGGGCTGGCGCTGGGTGGCCTGGGGGATCTTCGCGCTGGCCGCGATCACCGACCGCATCGACGGGGTGCTGGCCCGCAAGCACGGCCTGGTCACCGACTTCGGCAAGATCGCCGACCCGATCGCGGACAAGGCGCTCACCGGGTCCGCGCTGATCGGGCTGAGCGTGCTCGGCGACCTGCCGTGGTGGGTCACCATCGTCATCCTGGCCCGCGAGGTGGGCATCACGCTGATGCGGTTCTGGGTGATCCGGTTCGCGGTCATCCCGGCCAGCCGTGGCGGCAAGGCCAAGACGCTGGCCCAGGTGGTCGCGATCGGGCTGTACGTGCTGCCGCTGCCGCCGGTGTTCGGGCCGCTGCTGTGGATCATGATGGGCCTGGCGCTGGTGCTGACCGTGGGCACCGCGGTCGACTACGTGGTCCAGGCGGTGCGGCTGCGGGCCGGTCGGTGA
- the rimO gene encoding 30S ribosomal protein S12 methylthiotransferase RimO — MSSPSTSRRVALLTLGCARNEVDSEELAGRLTSGGWDLVDTGAEADGGAENADVIVVNTCGFVEGAKKDSIDMLLAASDTGAKVVAVGCFAERYGKELADQLPEASAVLGFDHYPDLAERLDDVVAGRSIESHVPVDRRTLLPITPVQRPQAADQVSVPGHGWLPTNVQRRRLDNAPVAALKIASGCDRRCTFCAIPSFRGAFVSRTAEEILGEAAWLAQQGVREVFLVSENSTSYGKDLGDLRALESLLPRLAAVPGIDRVRVSYLQPAETRPGLVKAIATTPGVADYFDLSFQHSSESVLRRMRRFGNTDSFLDLVKQIRALSPTAGIRTNVIVGFPGETEQDLAELERFLTEAQLDAVGVFGYSDEDGTEAENLPDKVDPDVVGERVHRVSQLVDELIAQRAEDRVGDEVVVLIEHEETEEMHCSGRAAHQAPEVDGECVVHEPDGLKIGDLVRCRVIAAEGVDLVVEQIEVLPRSGT, encoded by the coding sequence AAGAGCTGGCAGGCCGCCTGACCTCCGGCGGCTGGGACCTGGTCGACACCGGCGCCGAGGCCGACGGCGGGGCTGAGAACGCCGACGTGATCGTGGTCAACACCTGCGGTTTCGTCGAGGGCGCCAAGAAGGACTCCATCGACATGCTGCTGGCGGCCTCCGACACCGGGGCCAAGGTGGTCGCGGTGGGCTGCTTCGCCGAGCGCTACGGCAAGGAGCTGGCCGACCAGCTGCCCGAGGCCAGCGCGGTGCTGGGCTTCGACCACTACCCCGACCTGGCCGAGCGGCTGGACGACGTGGTGGCCGGGCGCAGCATCGAGTCGCACGTGCCGGTCGACCGGCGCACGCTGCTGCCGATCACCCCGGTGCAGCGCCCGCAGGCCGCGGACCAGGTCTCCGTGCCCGGTCACGGCTGGCTGCCGACCAACGTGCAGCGGCGCCGCCTGGACAACGCGCCGGTGGCCGCGCTGAAGATCGCCTCCGGCTGCGACCGGCGCTGCACCTTCTGCGCCATCCCCTCCTTCCGCGGCGCCTTCGTCTCCCGCACCGCCGAGGAGATCCTGGGCGAGGCCGCCTGGCTGGCTCAGCAGGGGGTCCGCGAGGTCTTCCTGGTCAGTGAGAACTCGACCTCCTACGGCAAGGACCTCGGCGACCTGCGCGCGCTGGAGTCGCTGCTGCCGAGGCTGGCCGCGGTGCCCGGCATCGACCGGGTGCGGGTGTCCTACCTGCAGCCGGCCGAGACCCGGCCCGGCCTGGTCAAGGCGATCGCCACCACGCCCGGCGTGGCCGACTACTTCGACCTGTCCTTCCAGCACTCCAGCGAGTCGGTGCTGCGCCGGATGCGGCGCTTCGGCAACACCGACTCCTTCCTGGACCTGGTGAAGCAGATCCGCGCGCTGTCCCCGACGGCGGGCATCCGGACCAATGTCATCGTGGGCTTCCCCGGTGAGACCGAGCAGGACCTGGCCGAGCTGGAACGCTTCCTCACCGAGGCCCAGCTGGACGCGGTCGGCGTGTTCGGCTACTCCGACGAGGACGGCACCGAGGCGGAGAACCTGCCGGACAAGGTCGACCCGGACGTGGTCGGCGAGCGGGTGCACCGGGTCTCCCAGTTGGTCGACGAGCTGATCGCGCAGCGGGCCGAGGACCGGGTGGGCGATGAGGTCGTGGTGCTCATCGAGCACGAGGAGACCGAGGAGATGCACTGCTCCGGCCGGGCCGCGCACCAGGCGCCCGAGGTCGACGGCGAGTGCGTGGTGCACGAACCCGACGGGCTGAAGATCGGCGACCTGGTGCGCTGCCGGGTCATCGCGGCCGAGGGGGTGGACCTGGTGGTGGAGCAGATCGAGGTCCTGCCGCGGAGCGGGACGTGA